From a single Pseudophryne corroboree isolate aPseCor3 chromosome 6, aPseCor3.hap2, whole genome shotgun sequence genomic region:
- the LOC134934331 gene encoding histone H1B-like, with protein MAETAPAAFGVPISEGEAKKKRQPKKAAGGAKKSSKSSGPSVYELIVKAVAASKERSGVSLAALKKALAAGGYDVERNNSRIKVGVKGLVTKGTLTQVKGTGASGSFKLNKQVESKKAAQKPKKPAAKKVAKSPKKPKKAPSAAKGPKKVKKPAKAATAKSPKKPKTVKPKKAAKSPAKKAAKPKSAKSPAKKALKPKAAKSPAKKAAKPKKTAAKK; from the coding sequence ATGGCAGAAACTGCACCAGCCGCCTTCGGTGTCCCTATATCAGAGGGCGAGGccaaaaagaagaggcagccgaagAAAGCTGCAGGGGGAGCCAAGAAAAGCTCCAAATCTTCCGGACCCAGCGTCTACGAGCTGATTGTAAAAGCCGTGGCCGCCTCCAAGGAGCGCAGTGGAGTTTCTCTTgccgccctgaagaaggctctggctgccggaggctacgatgtggagaggaacaacAGCCGCATCAAAGTGGGGGTAAAAGGATTGGTGACCAAAGGAACTCTCACCCAGGTGAAAGGCACCGGCGCTTCCGGCTCCTTCAAACTCAATAAGCAGGTGGAAAGCAAGAAGGCCGCCCAGAAGCCCAAGAAACCAGCGGCAAAGAAAGTGGCCAAATCTCCGAAGAAGCCCAAGAAAGCTCCGAGTGCAGCCAAGGGCCCCAAGAAGGTGAAGAAACCCGCAAAAGCGGCTActgccaaaagcccaaagaagcctaAAACTGTGAAGCCTAAGAAGGCGGCCAAGAGTCCCGCCAAGAAGGCAGCGAAGCCCAAATCCgccaagagtccggccaagaaggcACTGAAACCCAAAGCGGCAAAAAGCCCGGCCAAGAAGGCAGCTAAGCCCAAGAAAACTGCGGCCAAGAAGTGA
- the LOC134936403 gene encoding histone H2A type 1, which yields MSGRGKQGGKTRAKAKTRSSRAGLQFPVGRVHRLLRKGNYAERVGAGAPVYLAAVLEYLTAEILELAGNAARDNKKTRIIPRHLQLAVRNDEELNKLLGGVTIAQGGVLPNIQAVLLPKKTESHKSAKSK from the coding sequence ATGTCTGGAAGAGGGAAACAAGGCGGCAAGACCCGTGCTAAGGCAAAGACTCGCTCATCCCGTGCCGGTCTCCAGTTCCCAGTCGGTCGAGTTCACCGTCTGCTGAGGAAAGGTAATTATGCCGAGCGAGTGGGAGCCGGTGCACCGGTCTATCTGGCCGCGGTACTGGAGTATCTGACGGCTGAGATTTTGGAGCTCGCCGGAAACGCCGCCCGCGACAACAAGAAGACCCGCATCatcccccgccacctgcagctggctgtACGCAACGACGAAGAGCTCAATAAGCTGCTCGGTGGTGTGACCATCGCCCAgggaggcgttctgcccaacatccaGGCTGTACTGCTGCCCAAGAAGACTGAGAGCCACAAATCGGCCAAGAGCAAGTAA
- the LOC134934332 gene encoding histone H4-like, which translates to MSGRGKGGKGLGKGGAKRHRKVLRDNIQGITKPAIRRLARRGGVKRISGLIYEETRGVLKVFLENVIRDAVTYTEHAKRKTVTAMDVVYALKRQGRILYGFGG; encoded by the coding sequence ATGTCAGGCAGAGGTAAAGGCGGTAAGGGGCTCGGGAAAGGAGGCGCCAAGCGCCACAGGAAGGTGCTGCGGGATAACATCCAGGGCATCACCAAGCCTGCTATCCGCCGTCTAGCACGGAGAGGAGGCGTGAAGCGTATCTCCGGCCTCATCTACGAGGAGACCCGCGGGGTGCTGAAGGTGTTTCTGGAGAACGTGATCCGGGACGCCGTAACCTACACCGAGCACGCCAAGAGGAAGACTGTCACCGCtatggatgtggtctatgctctcaagcgccagggACGCATTCTGTATGGCTTCGGAGGCTAA